In one Blastococcus sp. Marseille-P5729 genomic region, the following are encoded:
- a CDS encoding DLW-39 family protein: protein MRKLLMAVLAAAGLAFAKRQQQAKQDAELWREATKGTVRRHEGP, encoded by the coding sequence ATGCGCAAGTTGCTCATGGCGGTCCTCGCGGCTGCCGGGCTGGCGTTCGCCAAGCGCCAGCAGCAGGCCAAGCAGGACGCCGAGCTGTGGCGTGAGGCCACCAAGGGAACTGTTCGTCGGCACGAGGGGCCATAG